The Spirochaetaceae bacterium DNA segment GCTGCCGCGAGGCCGCCGCGGCCCCGCGGCACGTTTCCGCGGAAATTGCGCCGGGCAGCGAGGCGGCCTTGGCACCGGCGGCAGCGTTCCTGGACGGGGTGGCGGAGCAAGTGTCCATCGAGCACGCGGAGAAACTACCGGCCACCGAGGCGACGCCCGACCGCGACCTGGCGGTTGCGCTGCCTGGCCGCGACGCCGGGCAGGCGGTGATCGAACAAGCAGGGGGCATCCACGTCGGCAAGGAGGCAGCGCGCCGCGTCGCCTGCGATGCCGGCCTCGTGGAGCTGCGCCACGGCGCCGACGGCGAGGTGCTCGACGTGGGCCGCAGGACCCGCACCGTCCCGACCGCGCTGCGCCGTGCCCTGCAGAGCAGGGATCGCAACCAGTGCCAGTTCCCCGGCTGCGAGTCCCGCCACTGCGACGCCCATCACGTCATGCACTGGGCCGACGGCGGGGAGACGCAGCTCTCCAACTTGGTTCTTGCGTGCAAATTCCACCACCGCGCGGTCCACGAGGAGGGGTTTCAGGTGGTCGCTGACGGCGCCGGGGGGTTCCTGTTCCTGCGCCCGAATGGCGAGCCGCTGCCGGCGGTGCCACCGGCGCCGCGCTGGGAGGGTGTCGGGCCGCCGCTGGCGCCGACCCTGGAGCGCCTGGCGGCGGCCGGTATCAGCATCGGTCCGCACACCGCTACTCCCGAGTGGTACGGCGAATCGTTGAACGTGGCGGGGGCGCTCGACGTGCTGTGGCAGCCGCCCGTGGCGGCGCCGCGCGGCGGCGTTCCCTGAGGGACCTGCGACCTGGCGGTGCAGCGCAGCGCGGATGAGCAGCGCGCCCGCAATGGAGACTGCCTCCAGGGATTTTCAGTCCTCATCAGCATGGGATCGCCCTGAGGGGTAGCGGAGGGTGGGGGCGAGAGGTTAGGATAACGGTATGGCTGATTCTGCGACCGGTGTCCCGGCGGACACGGTCTACCAATCGAATGTGCGCGTGGAGCGGATCAAGGGTCCGTTGCGCCGCGCTCATCTGCCGGCCGAGTCCGACCCGGTGCTGTTTGGCGTCCACTCCGAGATTGCCGAGCACTACGGGGTCGATCCCGAGGTTCACGAGCCGCACACCACGACGCTCGACTACGTGGTGGCGGCCGCCGGCGGGTGACTGACCGGCACGTTGGGAGGCGCGCTGGAAGCGCGCGACATACCCGCCGGTGAGGGCTACCTCACCGGCGACACGACCGGATACATAGGCAAGGAAGGCTCGGTACTGGTGATTCGGGCCGTGCACGTCGACTACCGCCTGCGGCTGTCTCCGGACAAGCGCGCCGCCGCCGAGCGCGCGCATCGGTTTCACGCCGACCGCTGCCCGGTGGCCGTTTCGCTGCGCGACAGCATCCGCTTCACCACCGCCCTGCACCTGGAAGACCTGCCCGCCGATTAGGGTCGGCGGCGGCAGGTGCTGCCCGCTGGATGGACAAGGAAAGACGGCGTCAGCTCCTGCAGGACGGTTACTGCCTGGTGCCGGGTGTGTTGGACGCCGGCATGCTCGGCCGGCTCCGGGAGGCAACCGACCTGATGCTCGACGCGCAGACCGAGGAGCACAAGGCGCGCACCCGGTCGCAGGGCAGCA contains these protein-coding regions:
- a CDS encoding HNH endonuclease signature motif containing protein gives rise to the protein CREAAAAPRHVSAEIAPGSEAALAPAAAFLDGVAEQVSIEHAEKLPATEATPDRDLAVALPGRDAGQAVIEQAGGIHVGKEAARRVACDAGLVELRHGADGEVLDVGRRTRTVPTALRRALQSRDRNQCQFPGCESRHCDAHHVMHWADGGETQLSNLVLACKFHHRAVHEEGFQVVADGAGGFLFLRPNGEPLPAVPPAPRWEGVGPPLAPTLERLAAAGISIGPHTATPEWYGESLNVAGALDVLWQPPVAAPRGGVP